One Lactobacillus sp. ESL0785 DNA window includes the following coding sequences:
- a CDS encoding exonuclease domain-containing protein, with amino-acid sequence MSIFVKNGVLHVSGAQEKLRGKGQEHPDFIADYTMLDIETTGLSPYRDHVTELGGVKVRNNKVVDQYSSLVVYPRSNRVPSFITKLNGITEQQLLAEGVPVQQAITEFRNFIGDDVIVGYNVNFDLNFLYDLTKKFKLPELNNDYVDVLRLARVYYPRQHNRLLDCIQRAGIAQVEQHHGLADSLDTKKVYDDFREHFTPDMLTAAQNKIKNINLLADELTSWQLGFHNPVTHKKFAFAGNLDMVEDEAAQMINNLGGEAQETVSPMTNYLIMGDHDFFDRNNDARLKAIEYNRQGGKIKRLSEGFFLNMIAEWARS; translated from the coding sequence ATGAGTATTTTTGTAAAAAATGGGGTATTGCACGTTTCTGGTGCACAGGAAAAATTACGTGGTAAAGGCCAGGAACATCCGGATTTTATTGCCGATTATACAATGCTCGATATTGAAACAACGGGCCTCAGTCCATATCGTGACCATGTTACAGAACTGGGTGGAGTTAAAGTACGAAATAATAAGGTAGTTGATCAATATAGTAGTCTGGTTGTCTATCCGCGATCTAATCGGGTACCCAGCTTTATTACTAAGCTCAACGGAATTACGGAGCAGCAGTTACTTGCCGAAGGAGTACCAGTGCAACAAGCGATTACAGAATTTCGCAACTTTATTGGGGATGACGTGATTGTTGGCTACAATGTCAATTTTGATCTTAATTTTTTGTATGACTTAACCAAGAAATTCAAATTGCCAGAACTTAATAATGATTATGTTGATGTTTTACGCTTGGCACGGGTATATTATCCGCGCCAGCATAACCGGTTGCTTGATTGCATTCAGCGGGCAGGGATTGCTCAAGTTGAGCAGCATCATGGACTTGCGGACTCGCTTGATACCAAAAAAGTTTATGATGATTTTCGTGAGCATTTTACCCCGGATATGTTAACTGCGGCGCAGAATAAAATTAAGAACATAAACTTATTGGCAGATGAATTAACGTCTTGGCAGCTAGGTTTTCATAATCCGGTTACTCATAAGAAATTTGCATTTGCGGGTAACTTAGATATGGTTGAAGATGAAGCGGCCCAAATGATTAATAATCTTGGTGGTGAAGCTCAGGAAACCGTTAGTCCGATGACAAATTACTTGATTATGGGTGATCATGACTTCTTTGATCGCAATAATGACGCCAGACTGAAGGCAATAGAGTATAACAGGCAAGGTGGTAAAATCAAACGCTTATCTGAAGGCTTTTTCCTTAATATGATTGCTGAGTGGGCGCGAAGTTAG